CAAAACCTTTCAGATTTTCCCCTGGCGTCCCAGGGAAGGGGCCGTGGCCCGATTAATATGTGACGTTTATACCCCTGATAACACTCCCTTTGAGGGATGCCCAAGGAATGCACTGAAAAAAGTTTTAGCTGAAGCGGCGGAGTTGGGATACACTATGCAGGTTGGACCTGAGCTGGAGTTTTTCCTTTTCCACGTAGATGAAGAAGGGCGTCCTACCGTGGATACCCATGATAAGGCCGGTTATTTTGACTTGACACCTGTAGACCTGGGCGAAGATGCACGGAGGAGTATTATCCTGACCCTGGAAGAAATGGATTATGATATTGAGGCCTCACATCACGAAGTGGCGCCGGGACAGCATGAGATTGACTTTAAATATTCCGATGCACTGGATGTAGCTGATAAAATTGTAACCTTCAGATTTGTGGTTCGTACCATTGCTCAAAGACACGGATTATATGCAACCTTTATGCCTAAGCCCGTTGCCGGCATCAATGGGAGTGGCATGCATATGAACCAGTCATTATTTAAAGGTGAGGAAAACGCCTTTTACGATGATGCTGCACCCAGGGGGTTAAGCCAGGATGCTTACTATTATATTGCCGGCCTTTTAAAACATGCTCCGGCTCTGGCTGCTATTACTAACCCCACGGTAAACTCATATAAGAGATTGGTTCCCGGTTACGAGGCACCGGTTTACATTGCCTGGAGCGAGCGCAACAGGAGTCCTTTGATCCGTATTCCGGCCAAGCGCGGGTTGAGCACCCGGGTGGAATTGCGTAATCCCGATCCGTCTTGTAACCCCTACCTGGCCATAGCAGCTAGTCTTAAGGCTGGTTTAGATGGGATCAAAAACAAACTGCAGCCCCCGGAGCCCTGTGACCGTAATATATATGAAATGACCACCGGAGAACGCAAGGATACCCATATCGATAGTTTACCTGAGGATCTGAAAGAAGCACTTGCCAAGCTGTCTGCGGATCAAGTGGTCTGTGAGGCATTAGGTCCGCATATTCATAATATCTATACTGAGCTTAAGACAAAAGAGTGGGATACTTTCAGGGTTCAAGTACACCAGTGGGAAATTGATAATTACCTGGAAAAATTCTAGGTTAAGATAAAACTTTAAAATTTAAAGTTGTATTTCCATCCTTTAAACCCCCGGTGGGAAGTTAATATCCCAGTGGGGGGATTTTTTTTGTATTTTTAAAGTATAAAAAAGCTATCCCGGCATGGGGGAATGCCGGGATAGCCTCGTAGGTTGAAGCCTGCCAGAAAGTAAAGATCTGTAAACCTTACCCGCCTGACAGTCTAAAAGAAGGAGTATTCGTGAATTTTACTTCACGAATTATATAGCATTTTTATGAGTTAAACCTAATTAATTACATTAAAGGATCCATAGTTAATGCCGGGTGACCTTTTTCCTCCAGGAAGGACATTATCTCCTC
The sequence above is drawn from the Bacillota bacterium genome and encodes:
- the glnA gene encoding type I glutamate--ammonia ligase, encoding MHAEKKSELISRAREAGVKFIRLQFTDIIGVLKNVAIPIDQLEKALDGELMFDGSSIKGFTRIEESDMYLRPDPKTFQIFPWRPREGAVARLICDVYTPDNTPFEGCPRNALKKVLAEAAELGYTMQVGPELEFFLFHVDEEGRPTVDTHDKAGYFDLTPVDLGEDARRSIILTLEEMDYDIEASHHEVAPGQHEIDFKYSDALDVADKIVTFRFVVRTIAQRHGLYATFMPKPVAGINGSGMHMNQSLFKGEENAFYDDAAPRGLSQDAYYYIAGLLKHAPALAAITNPTVNSYKRLVPGYEAPVYIAWSERNRSPLIRIPAKRGLSTRVELRNPDPSCNPYLAIAASLKAGLDGIKNKLQPPEPCDRNIYEMTTGERKDTHIDSLPEDLKEALAKLSADQVVCEALGPHIHNIYTELKTKEWDTFRVQVHQWEIDNYLEKF